The DNA segment AGAGCAGGGAAATGACTCCCATCAATTTATACTCGATAATGAAAATTGAATCTGAAATTGCTGATCTTATTAATTCTCAGCACCCCACAGAAGTCTCATTATGTGAACAGCTTTTAAGCAGTTATCTCAATGGATTCAGCACCCTGCCGCCTATTAGTGATTCAATCGGCCTCAGGACAGTTTTATTGTTGCTTACTACTCGGGGGTTTAATTCCCTGTGGTCTTCCTTTAATCTGTTCAGAAGAGGTTATTATTCACAATCCATTATCCTGACTCGCTCTGCCCTTGAAGACTGGCTAACCGGCGAAGACAGCCGTACCAATCCCGAAACCCTGAATCTCCTGCTGGAAGGCAAGGATGAGTTCTGGAAGCGTGAATTCAAGTTCAACCAGATGGCCAAAAGACTTCCCGAACAAATAGCGGAATCATGGAAATCCATCTATGATTCCATGAGCTGCATTGCCCATCCCCGAACACCTTCGCTCACTATGCTATTCACTCCTTCCAAAGATATCCGGTTGGGTCCTTATTATGACAAATACCATTTTTTAAAATCCTACCAGGTATGGCTGGTTGCTATTTCACTTCTCCCTGAAGCCCTCTTTAGCGTAATGGAAACTGAAGCGGAAGACTGGTGGCAAACATACTCGCCATTGTATGCAACTACTTTACCAGAAATAGAAAACGTTAAGAAACAACTTGAAAACTGGAAGTCATAATCGGTAAATATATAAAAAAAGCCGCGGTTACTCCGCGGCTTTTTTGTTTTCCAGCTAAACCTTTTAACGCTTGGTGTACTGAGGAGCTTTGCGTGCCCGTTTAAGACCTGGCTTCTTGCGTTCCTTAATTCGTGGATCCCTGGTAAGTAATCCATTTTCTCTCAATTGAGCGCGAAATTTGTCATCGAATTCGGAAAGAGCCCTGGCAATACCGTGCCGTATAGCTTCACACTGCCCGGTAATTCCGCCACCATTAACTTTAACCACAACATCAAATTTGCTCATTGTTCCGGTTACTTCAAAGGGTTTCAAAATTGCCTGGCGATATTGTACCCGGTTAAAACGCTCTTCAAAAGGTGCTCCGTCCACCAGGATAGCGCCATTCCCTGTATAGAGCTTAACCTGTGCAACAGCAGTTTTCCGCCTGCCAGTACCATGTAAGTATTCTTTCTGCTTTTCTATCATATTCCTCTCCCGGTTTAAGCCTGGTCCTCACCGGCAAGCCCCACTTGTGATGCGTGGGGATGCTCTGCTCCGGCATAGACACGTAATTTGCTCATCATTTGTTTACCCAGTTTGTTTTGCGGCAACATTCCTTTAACGGCATGCTCGATAGCCTTTTCTGGCTTGGTTGCTAATACACGTTCCAAACTTTCGGCCTTAAAACCTCCCGGGTACCCCGAGTGCCGATAGTAAAACTTATCGTTCATCTTGTTGCCGGTTACTTTTATCTTTGCGGCATTGATAACTACGACATTGTCACCAACATCAAGATGCCGAGCAAATTTTACCTTGCCCTTACCCATTAGAAGACACGCGATTTCAGTTGCCAAGTCTCCAAGAATGCGCTCTTCTGCATCTAAAACATGCCACTGGCGCTCTATATCTGCCTGTTTAACCGAATATGTATTCATTCCAGACTCTCTTCCTTTAATTCCCTGGTATAGTTTACCTTGTGTAAAATCAAACCTTTCGACGGAGCAGTCGGTTGAGCCAACCCAACTGTATGTGCATTCATTATATCTTTTAAGGCCTCTGGTGTCATCTGTCCCCGGCCAATTCTAATAAGAGGTCCAACCGTGTTTCGCACCTGGTGTGGCAAAAACGCATTAGCCTCTATTTCCACCACGACCATACCGTCTTCATCAATGCGGCTGACCCCTGCTTTAATAACCCTGCGAGTGGTAGAACGAAGAGGTTCAGTCGGCGAAGCAAATGAACTGAAATCGTGCGTACCTACCAGATACCCGCATGCAGTATTCATCGCCGTTACGTCAAGTTTTCCCCTAATCTGCACAGAATATGCATCTCTCAAGGGTGCCCGACTATCACGATTGAGAATATAATACCTGTATCGACGACTAACCGCTCGGCGGCGAACATCAAAGCCCTCTCGCACCCGGTATGCCACTTTCACTGAAATGTCGCTGGGCAGATAATAATTCATACCACCAACGAAATCCCGCGTTTGCAAACAAGAACCTGTTTTAAACGAAACTACCTGTCCGTAAGCATGCACCCCGCTGTCGGTACGACTCGATCCATATACCCGGCTGAAACAGCCGGTGAGTTTTTCTAATCCCTTTTCAAGTTCACCCTGTATAGTCGGGTGGTTTCTTTGCAGCTGGAAACCAGCATAACGGGATCCATCGTATTCAACAACCAGCACTATCTGGCTTACTGTTGCCACGTCAGCCCGGGATGTTTCAGGAGAACCGGGCAGGCTATTATTGCCCGCAATATTATCCTCCGGGCTTTGTAAAAGAGCAGAACCCATTATTCAACCAGTTCTAACCTTGCCATTGGCGCCCCGTCACCGATTCTCGCTCCCAGCTTGGTGATACGGGTATAACCGCCAGGTCTTTCAGAGTAGCGTTTGGCCAGTTCATCAAAAAGTTTGTCAACAACCTTATCATCGTAAAGATAAGCCAAAGCTTTTCTTCTGGAAGCCAAGCCCCCATCCTTGCTCAGAGTGATAATACGCTCAGCTATCGGGCGTGTTTCTTTTGCCTTAGCTAAAGTGGTATCAATCTTGCCATAATCGAGCAGATCAGTGACCAGCTTTCTAAAGAGAGCGCGGCGCTGCCCCGAATTCCTGCCCAGTTTTCTTCCATCTAATTTATGTCTCATGAATCAATCACCTTACCAAGTAATAACTATTATGATAATTCGTCGGGCTCTTCATCCAGAGCCTCATCTGCTTCATCAACTTTGGAATTTTCCTCCGTTGCTCTGGTACCTGCTTCAGTATTTCCAGGTTTGATTCTCAAGCCGCTGCCGCCGCCTAAAACCATACCCATTTCCTTGAGCTTATCCTCAACTTCTTTGCGAGATTTGGAACCAAAATTCCTGAGAGAGGCAACTTCTTCCTCGTTCATGGTGACCAGTTCTCCCACAGTATTGATATCGCCACGCTTAAGACAATTCAGCGCTCGAACTGAGAAATTGAGCTGCTCGATTGGCATGTTATAAATGTCTTCAGGAATAGTTGCCCTGAATACTTTCTTCTTTTGCTCAGCGTTAGAGACTGCACCATATTCAACGAAAGCTTCGAGCTGCTCTTTAAGAATATCGGCAGCCATGCTGACGGCTGTAGCGGGAGTAATAGTACCATCAGTCCATACCTCAAGGCGTAACCGTTCCTGGCTGGTTTCTCGCCCGATATGCATTGGTTCAGTGGTAAAGTTCGCTTTCCGCACCGGGCTAAAAATAGCGTCGACAGGTATGGTGCCAACCGGCATATCGTCTTTAGTGGTGCCCGCTTGATATCCAATGCCCATCTCCACCGTAAGTTCGACATAGAGTTTGCCATCAGGTGAATCGATAGTTGCCAGGTACAAATCAGGATTAACAACCTCGAAATCCATGTTGGGCTCGATATCCGAAGCATACACTTTACCTTCACCCTGCTTAGACAAAACGAGTTTCCCGGGCTGACCGGAAAGAGGCCTCAAGCGTAACTCTTTTACATTCATGAGAAAGGCAAGTACATCTTCCTTGATAAAAGGAATAGGAGAAAACTCATGATGAATACCATCAATCCATACTTGCGTTACAGCCGCTCCCGGCAAATAGCGCAGCATAATACGCCGCAGAGAATTGCCCATAGTAACGCCAAAACCTGTTTCCAGCGGCTCGGCAACAAAGTGGCCGTAATTGACCTCTTCTTCAATACATTCTATTTTAGGAACAACCAAGCTATACAACCACAAACCTCCTTAAACCGGCTATCGGGAGTAGTATTCAACCACAGCCGCTGTATCAAACCGAATTCCGACATCTTCTGGAGTCGGGGGCGTTACCACCTGCCCCTCCATCTTAGTTTTATCAACACTAAGCCATTGGGGCGTAGTTTTGCTTCCTATATTCTCAACCAGCTGTTTATAATATTCTGTTTTACGACTTCCTTCACGCCAGCCAATCACGTCCCCTTCCTGTACCATGCATGAAGGTATATTGGTCTTTCTACCATTAAGCGTTATATGACCGTGACGAACAATCTGCCTCGCCTGAGACAGTGAATCAGCAAAACCCAGACGAAAGACTGCATTATCAAGACGCCTTTCAAGTAATGTAATCAGGTTATCACCAGTCACGCCGGGTTGTCGGTTAGCTTCGGCAAAGAAGCGTCGAAGCTGTCTTTCCATTAAACCATAGCTAAAACGTACCTTTTGTTTTTCCCGCAACTGCACCCCGTGATCGGAAATACGCCGTCGACGGGCTGTCTGTGGACCGGGAGCCTTAGGTTTTTTATCAAATACGCATCGCGTGAGGCACTTATCGCCTTTCAGCATCAGTTTTTCGCCGCTACGCCGGCATAAACGACAGCGAGCTTCAGTATACCTGGCCATTAGACTCTCCTCCTTTTACGAGCACGGCAACCGTTATGAGGGATTGGAGTTATATCCCTTATACTGGCAACATTAAGACCTGTGCTCTGCAGAGAACGTATTGCCGCTTCGCGCCCACTCCCCGGTCCTTTAACATAAACATGTATTTCCTTCAAGCCATGCTCAATGCCTTTTTTGGCGGCATTGGCAGCTGCTAGCTGGGCTGCATAAGGAGTACTTTTACGCGATCCTTTAAAACCAGCCATGCCAGCTGAGGCTGAAGCGATTACATTACCCTGAGGGTCGGTAAGAGTAATAATTGTATTATTGAAAGTTGCCTGAATATAAGCCCGACCCAAGGGTATATTCTTACGCTCTTTCTTCCTGATGCGAGTACGTTTTTTGACCATTTTCTCTCCTAGTTAACCTTTACTACTTCTTGGCCATGCCACGGCGCTGCCCTCTACCGGCAACTGTCTTGCGTTCACCGCGCCTGGTACGAGCATTTGTACGAGTTCTCTGACCTCGGGCAGGCAGGTTGCGCCGGTGGCGCATTCCCCGATAACTGCCAATATCCATTAACCTTTTGATATTTAGGGTGTTCTCCTTGCGTAAATCACCCTCAACCTTCATACCTTTAGCTATCACTTCCCTTAGGCGGTTGATTTCGTCCTCGGTAAGACTGCTAACTTCCTTGGCGCGCTCGATACCGACTTCATCCAGGATTTTCAAGCTTGTAGTGCGCCCAATACCATAGATATATTGCAGTGCTACCCAGACCTGCTTCGTTTTAGGGATATCAACTCCGGCAATACGTGCCATTAAAGCCTCCTCTTAACTAACCCTGACGTTGTTTGTGCTTGGGATTGGTGCATATCACCCTGACCACCCCATGGCGTCTTATTATTTTGCATTTATCGCATACCTTTTTTACAGATGCCTTTACCTTCATTACGCTCTTTCCATCATTTTATTTTAAACGATAGGTAATTCTACCACGAGTAAGGTCATATGGGGAAAGTTCCACCAGGACCTTATCACCGGGCAGTATCCGGATATAATGCACCCGGAGCTTACCTGATATATGAGCCAGTACCACATGCCCATTTGCCAATTCAACCCGAAAGGTTGCATTGGCCAGGGCTTCCTGTACCGTACCTTCAACTTCAATCGCCTCTTTTTTTGCCATATCTTTTAAACCGCTGTAAGTATCTCAGCTCCTCCATCATTTATAGCAATAGTATGCTCAAAATGAGCGGCCATACTGCCATCAGCAGTATAAACTACCCAGCGGTCATTACCAACCCTGGTAAGCCAAGTGCCAGTTGTGACCATAGGCTCAATAGCAAGTGTCATACCTTTTTTCAACTGCAATCCTGTTCCAATTTTACCGAAATTCGGAATTTGCGGATCTTCGTGCATATTCCTTCCTATCCCATGGCCAGTATATTCACGTATCACCGCGTAACCACGACTCTCAACGTATTCCTGAATGGCAGCCGAAATATCTCCTATCCGCTTGCCTGCATGGGCAACATCGATACCAGCTTGTAAAGCGTTTCGAGTCACATCAATAAGATCGATCGCGCCGGGATCAATTTTCCCAGCCCCAACGGTAATGGCCGTATCCCCCTGAAATCCTTCAATCTCGAGTCCGAAGTCCAGGGAAACGATGTCACCTTCTCGGATTACTCTTTCGCCAGGTATACCATGTACTATTTCATTGTTAATAGAAACACACAATGAAGCCGGAAAACCCTGGTAACCTTTGAAGGTGGGTTTTCCTCCCATTATCTTTGCTTCTTCGTTTGCTATATCATCAAGTTCACGGGTTTTTATCCCCGGCTTAACACTTTTAGCCAGCTTCTCCAGCACTATAGCAGTAGCTTTACCGGCACGGCGCATGAGTTCCAGTTCGCGCTTTGACTTTATAATAACTGCCAACTGATCACTCCAGCGCTCGTATTATGCGCTTTGTAATTGTTTTAATCCCGCCCTGGCCTTCAATTTCAACCAGCTTATTCTGATTACGGTAGTAATCAATCAGCGGAGCTGTCTCTTTAAAATAGACCTCCAGCCTCCGATTTACAGTTTCCGGTTTATCATCGGTGCGCTGGTAAAGTTCACCGCTACAAGCTGGGCATCCTTCCTTATAAGGATTTTCGGTGTCACAGGATGAGTATGGCGACTGACATTCACGGCAAAGCCATCTGCTGGACAAGCGTTTAACGAGTTCGGGTTGTGCTACTTGAATATCTACTACTCGATCAATAGCCTTATTTTGTTTTTCAAGTGCTTCATCCAGTGCTAATGCCTGGTTATAGTTACGGGGAAAACCATCGAGAATTACCCCTTTTCCTTCGCCAATGTTAATCAAACGTTCCAGTATCACACGGATGGTTATTTCATCCGGTACGAGCTCCCCGCGTTCCATATAGCTCTGGACTTCGGCCCCCAGCTCACTTTGCTGCTTCACAGCCTGCCGAAACAAATCACCAGGAGCAAGATGCTCGAGTTCAAGTTCGCTGGCTACACGTTCGGCTTGGGTTCCTTTGCCTGCCCCTGGGGGGCCCATAAAAATAATATACATCACTAAACCGAATAGAACCCTATTTAATAAAGCCTTCATAACGGCGCATTGCCAGCTGGGCTTCAAGTTGTTTCATAGTATCCAAAACAACACCCACAACAATGAGCATGCCGAAACTCGAAAGCTGAAGAGTCTGCACATTAGTAACGGTTTGCGCAATCACCGGAATTATAGCTATGAAAGCCAGGAACAATGCTCCCGCCCAGGTGATGCGGTTAATTACGCCATTCAAATATTTTTCCGTCTGTTTACCTGGCCTCACACCAGGTATGAAGCCGCCCTGCCTCTGTAGAGTGCCTGGAAGATCTTGCTGCTGAAAGATAACCATGGTATAGAAGAAAGCAAAGAATACCACCAGCAGAAAGTTGAGCCCCCAATAAATTAAACCAAGCGGCATTTCAGCATTGGAACTGAAAATATTAACAATATGATTGGCAAAATTGGCCTCTTCCCCGGTCGGATTGGCAAAATAGCTTGCCACAATACTGGGAAACATTACAAACGCCATGGCAAATATCAGTGGAATCATCCCGGCCGTATTGACCCGCAAAGGTATATAGGTAGAACCTGACTGGCGGTACATTCTGCCGCCCTTGATTACACTTTTTGCATATTGAACTGGTATACGTCTATGAGCTTCGGTAAAAAGTACAATTAGCGCCGTTGTAGCAATAACAATAACAATGAATGCAACCAGGCCTAAAACCTGCCCTTGCTCACCAGCCAGTATACCTTCGCCAACCATACTCGGAATGCCAGATATAATACCGGCGAATATTATAATTGATATGCCATTACCGATGCCATATTGGGTAATTTGTTCCCCTAACCAAACCAAAAACAGAGTACCAGCAATCATGGCGACAATAATAGCGGCTGTTGTGATTCCATCGGTTGATGCCACAGCACCATTAGCCTGCAGTAATGCCAGCTGTCCATAACTAGCAAATGCCGCCAGCGGAACCGTTAGCAAATGAGTATATAAATTTATTTTATTGCGCCCGGCTTCACCCTCCTGGGACAGTGCCTGCAGTTTAGGGATAACTGGCGTCATTAGCTGCATCACGATGGTAGATGTAATATAGGGATACACTCCCATAGCGGCTACGCTGAAATTTCTCATAGCTCCACCGCTGAAGAGGTCAAACATACCTAAAAGAGCGTTCGAGTGGAAGAATTCGGCAAGGATTGCCGCATTCACTCCGGGAACAGGAATATGTGCTATCAGGCGGAAAACAATAATCGCTCCGAATACGACCAGCAACCTGCGCCGTAAATCAGGCAGGCTGAAAGCATCGATCATAGCCTGGAGTAATCTAGGCCTGGATTGCACCTGAGCCAAAAGGGACCTCCTCAATCCGGCCGCCAGCAGCTTCAATTTTAGCTCTTGCGGCATCGGAAAACTTATTAGCGCTTACAACAAGCGGTCTATCCAAATCACCATTGGCTAGTACCTTGACCGGTTTTGCCAACGTTTTTATAAGACCTGCTTTTAACAATTTTTCAATACTAACTTCAGTATCGGGTTCGAATATAATCAATTCTTCGATATTTACCAGACTAAACTGCGTTTTAAAAATATTGGTAAATCCACGCTTGCGCGGTAACCGTTTAATGATTGGCAGCTGACCACCTTCAAAACCCGGTCTTATGTTATATCCCGCGCGTGCTTTTTGACCTTTTAAACCACGGCATGAATAAGTGCCATGGCCACTTGCATTTCCGCGCCCGACCCTTTTTCTATCTTTCTTTGAACCGGGAGCCGGTGCTAGTTCATTCAAATTCACTGGCTCGCCTCCTCTATTGTTACTAAATGTCTTACTTTCACTATCATCCCACGTAAAGACTGGGAGTCTTCTTTCACCACACTCTGGTTGATCTTGTTCAAACCAAGAGATTTTAACGTTAAACGCTGGTCTTCGGGATAACCGATAGGACTATGCGTGCATGTTATGCGTAATTTAGCCATTAACAGCCGCCTCCGGTTCTAATTCAATCCCTTTCCGGCGGGCTATTTCAGCTTTCGGATCACGTAGCTGACCAAGAGCGTAAATAGTTGCTTTAGCTACGTTGATAGGGTTGGAGCTACCAAGCGACTTACTGAGAACATCTTTAACACCAGCGGCCTCAACCACCGCCCTGACAGCACCCCCGGCTATGATTCCCGTACCAGGTGTAGCGGGCTTTAAAAACACAACACTTGCTCCAAGTTTTACTGTAGCCTCACTCGGAATTGTGTTGCCCTTTAATGGCACTTTCACAATATTTTTACGAGCGTAAGCGCCAGCCTTGGCAATAGCCGAAGGCACTTCGTTGGATTTTGCAAGCCCAATTCCTACATGGCCGGCGCCATCACCAACCACTACCAGTGCATTGAAACGCATGCGCTTCCCACCCTTGACCACCTTGGAAACCCGGTTAAGGGCAATAAGCTTTTCATTAAGCACCAGCTCATCGGGATTGATTTTGGCTGTTCGCACTTCTTTTTTACTCACTCCGCACTCCCTTAGAACTTAAGTCCTGCTTTACGGGCGGCTTCCGCTAAAGATTTGACCCGGCCGTGATACTTGTAACCACCACGGTCGAAAACGACCTGCGTGATTCCTTTCTCACGAGCTTTTTGGGCAATCAGTTCGCCAACCATTTCAGCATGAGAACTCTTATTTTTATTTTCCAGATTGTCTTTTATTGTTATATCCAATGTTGAAGCAGCCGCCAAGGTATGTCCACAAGAATCGTCGATTACCTGCACATATATATGGTTCAGGCTGCGAAATACTGCCAGTCTTGGCCTTTCACTATCGCCCCTGACTTTGCTGCGCACACGTGCATGCCTTATCAATCTGGCAGCGCGAGAATTAACCTTGGCCATTATTTTTTACCCCCTACTGCCTTACCAGCCTTGCCAGGTTTAATGCGGATCTTTTCACCAGCGTAACGCACACCTTTCCCTTTATAAGCGTCTGGCAGACGAGACTTCTTGATTTCTGCAGCAATCTTGCCAACCTTTTCCTTATCAATACCGATAACTTTTATTTTATTCGGATTTTCCAGTTCAAACATAATCCCGGGCTCAGGATCAAAATCACATGTGTGCGAAAATCCCAGTTTTAAAACCAGCTTCTCGCCCACCTTCTCAGCCCGGTATCCTACGCCAACAATCTCAAGGCTCTTTTCAAATCCCTTGGAAACACCTTCTACCATGTTAGCAATCAACGCACGGGTTAAACCATGCTGGGCACGGTGTTCACGCGCATCGCTAGGTCGGTTTATTCTAAGTATCCCGTCCTCAAGCTTGATTTCCATCGCAGGGTTAATCTTGCGGGACAGCTCTCCCTTAGGACCCTTGACCTTAATATCGTGTTCTTTAATTTCTACCGACACCCCCTGGGGCACGGTTATTGGCATTCTTCCAATTCTAGACATTCTTAGACCTCAATATTTCTACCAGATAAACCCTAGTATTTCGCCGCCAACCCCCTTGCGATAAGCCTCACCACCAGTCATCACTCCCTTTGAAGTGGAAATGACTGCGATTCCGGCGCCGCCGTAAACCCGGGGGATTTGAGTCGACGGAACATAAACTCTAAGCCCTGGTTTGCTAACCCTTTTTAAGCCATTAATAAATGGGCGTCTTACATCATCATATTTCAGGTTTATTTTAACCTGTTTTTTAGTTTTCTCGCCTTCAACCTCATAGTCAGCTATAAACCCTTCTTCTTTAAGAATTTTGGCAATGGCTATTTTCGTTTTGGAAGCCGGTATTGCCACGGTTTCATGCTGTACCATAACCGCATTACGTATGCGGGTCAACATATCACTTATTGGATCAGATACTGTCATGCTTTTTTCTCCCTGCTACCAGCTTGCTTTCTTTACACCAGGAATCAATCCCCTGGATGCCATTTCCCTAAAACATATTCTACAAAGGCCAAAATCCCTTATATAAGCCCTGGGTCGACCGCATTTCATGCAGCGGGAATACCCGCGGGATTTAAATTTAGGAAGCCTGTTAGCCTTAATTACCATTGATTTCTTAGCCATAATAACTCCTTAATTCCTGGTGAAGGGCATACCCAAGAGTTCCAGAAGCCGCCTGGCTTCCCGGTCTGTGCGAGCTGTAGTAACAACTGTTACCTCAAGCCCTCTCAACTTATCAACTTTATCGAATTCTATCTCGGGGAACATTATTTGCTCTTTAAAACCAAGAGTGTAATTACCCTGGCCGTCAAACGCGTCGGCACTTACTCCCTGGAAATCACGGATCCTGGGTAATACCAC comes from the Dehalococcoidales bacterium genome and includes:
- the rpsH gene encoding 30S ribosomal protein S8 gives rise to the protein MTVSDPISDMLTRIRNAVMVQHETVAIPASKTKIAIAKILKEEGFIADYEVEGEKTKKQVKINLKYDDVRRPFINGLKRVSKPGLRVYVPSTQIPRVYGGAGIAVISTSKGVMTGGEAYRKGVGGEILGFIW
- a CDS encoding type Z 30S ribosomal protein S14; the encoded protein is MAKKSMVIKANRLPKFKSRGYSRCMKCGRPRAYIRDFGLCRICFREMASRGLIPGVKKASW